From one Gossypium hirsutum isolate 1008001.06 chromosome D08, Gossypium_hirsutum_v2.1, whole genome shotgun sequence genomic stretch:
- the LOC107911524 gene encoding aluminum-activated malate transporter 10, which yields MAPRKEVFEGVEWRIRVAADGSSEALVPATGLARKAWLGLKGLISGFALKVRMFVKKAWDVGTNDPRKVIHCIKVGLALAIVSVFYFMRPLYDGVGGNAMWAVMTVVVVFEPTVGATLYKCFNRVLGTFLAGFLAVGVHWVASQSGERVEPFVVGASVFLLASAATFSRLIPSVKSRFDYGALIFMLTFSFVAVSGYRVDKLFELAHHRISTIIIGSSLCILVIMLVCPIWSGQELHSLIVRNMDKLADSLDGCVTQYFYQSGEGTNSKEEATDNKLQGYKCVLSSKASEESMANFGSWEPSHGQFNFRHPWKQYLKIGASMRSCAYCIEALNSCIKSENQAAKLIKQHLGSGCLKVSSSSSNVIRELAETVKTMKKKSSTTDLLAEDMKSAVQGLQNDLKTIPHLLNPSAIPGNKTLETACSEATTPTVTLMELVPVVTLASILIEISGRIEALVDAVEELAKLADFGINDDKSKHSKMTDKTVSDAKKQTDGTMKALQRV from the exons ATGGCTCCTAGGAAGGAAGTATTTGAGGGAGTGGAATGGAGGATAAGGGTGGCTGCTGATGGCTCATCAGAGGCATTGGTTCCCGCTACTGGGCTTGCAAGAAAGGCCTGGCTTGGACTAAAAGGTCTAATTTCAGGTTTTGCTTTGAAAGTGAGGATGTTTGTGAAGAAAGCATGGGACGTGGGGACTAATGATCCTAGAAAAGTGATCCATTGCATTAAAGTAGGACTGGCACTCGCAATTGTATCAGTGTTCTACTTCATGAGGCCTTTGTATGATGGTGTTGGAGGCAATGCTATGTGGGCTGTTATGACAGTTGTGGTAGTATTTGAGCCAACTGTTG GAGCAACCCTATACAAATGTTTCAACAGAGTTTTAGGGACCTTTCTAGCCGGATTTCTTGCGGTTGGGGTACACTGGGTCGCCAGTCAGTCAGGAGAAAGAGTTGAGCCCTTTGTTGTGGGAGCCTCAGTTTTCCTATTAG CTTCGGCAGCAACCTTCTCTCGACTCATTCCATCAGTAAAGTCCCGGTTTGATTATGGTGCCCTGATCTTCATGCTCACCTTCAGCTTCGTTGCAGTATCAGGATATAGAGTggataaattgtttgagctggcCCATCATAGAATATCCACCATTATCATTGGATCTTCCTTGTGCATACTTGTAATCATGCTTGTCTGCCCCATTTGGTCTGGTCAGGAGCTCCATAGCCTGATAGTTCGTAACATGGACAAACTCGCAGATTCCCTGGACG GTTGTGTAACACAGTATTTTTATCAGAGTGGGGAAGGCACCAACAGCAAGGAAGAGGCTACTGATAATAAATTGCAAGGCTACAAGTGCGTACTAAGCTCCAAGGCATCCGAAGAATCTATG GCAAATTTTGGTAGCTGGGAGCCTTCCCATGGCCAGTTCAACTTCCGTCATCCGTGGAAACAATACCTTAAAATCGGTGCATCCATGCGCAGTTGTGCTTACTGCATAGAGGCTCTCAACAGTTGCATAAAATCAGAAAATCAG GCAGCTAAATTAATAAAGCAGCATCTTGGCAGTGGTTGCTTGAAAGTGAGCTCTAGCTCTTCAAATGTCATAAGGGAGCTTGCAGAAACGGTGAAGACGATGAAGAAGAAATCATCAACGACAGATTTGTTGGCGGAGGATATGAAGAGCGCAGTGCAAGGGCTCCAGAATGACTTAAAAACGATTCCTCATTTGCTGAATCCATCAGCAATACCGGGAAACAAAACCTTAGAGACAGCCTGCTCGGAAGCAACAACACCCACAGTCACTCTGATGGAACTCGTACCAGTGGTGACTTTGGCTTCTATACTGATTGAAATTTCTGGGCGGATTGAAGCCCTAGTTGACGCTGTGGAAGAACTAGCCAAGCTAGCTGATTTCGGAATCAATGATGACAAGTCCAAGCACAGCAAAATGACTGATAAAACTGTATCAGATGCAAAGAAGCAAACTGACGGAACCATGAAGGCTCTTCAAAGGGTCTGA
- the LOC107911534 gene encoding protein yippee-like At4g27745 yields the protein MEEMVGPRLYSCCNCRNQIALHDDVISKSFQGRNGRAFLFSHATNIMVGPKEDRHLMTGLHTVADVYCCDCREVLGWKYERAYEETQKYKEGKFILEKSKIVKENW from the exons ATGGAGGAAATGGTCGGGCCAAGGTTGTATAGTTGCTGCAATTGCAGAAACCAAATTGCCCTTCACGATGATGTTATATCCAAGTCCTTTCAG GGGAGAAATGGTCGAGCCTTTTTGTTCTCCCATGCAACTAACATAATGGTGGGTCCTAAGGAGGATAGACATTTGATGACTGGTCTCCACACAGTGGCTGATGTCTACTGCTGTGATTGCCGTGAAGTGTTGGGTTGGAAATACGAGCGGGCTTATGAGGAAACTCAGAAGTACAAGGAAGGGAAATTCATTCTTGAGAAGTCGAAAATTGTCAAAGAGAACTGGTAG